One window from the genome of Ciconia boyciana chromosome 8, ASM3463844v1, whole genome shotgun sequence encodes:
- the SKIC8 gene encoding superkiller complex protein 8, with amino-acid sequence MTTQYGILFKQEQAHDDAIWSVAWGKNKKDGSETVISGSLDDLVKVWKWNDEKLDLQWTLEGHQLGVVSVDISHTGSIAASSSLDAHIRLWDLETGKQIKSIDAGPVDAWSLAFSPDSQYLATGSHVGKVNIFGVETGKKEYSLDTRGKFILSIAYSPDGKYLASGAIDGIINIFDIATGKLLHTLEGHAMPIRSLTFSPDSQLLVTASDDGYIKIYDVQHANLAGTLSGHGSWVLNVAFCPDDTHFVSSSSDKSVKVWDAGTRTCVHTFFDHQDQVWGVKYNGSGSKIVSVGDDQEIHIYDCPV; translated from the exons ATGACCACACAG tacGGTATTCTCTTCAAGCAAGAGCAAG CTCACGATGATGCCATTTGGTCAGttgcctggggaaaaaataaaaaagatggtTCTGAAACAGTGATCTCTGGTTCTTTGGATGATCTAGTGAAGGTCTGGAAGTG GAATGATGAAAAATTGGATCTACAATGGACTTTGGAGGGTCACCAGCTGGGCGTGGTATCTGTGGATATCAGCCACACAGGTTCCATTGCAGCATCCAGCTCCCTAGATGCCCATATTCGCCTTTGGGATTTAGAAACTGGCAAACAGATCAAGTCAATAGATGCTGGTCCTG ttGATGCTTGGTCCCTGGCTTTTTCACCTGATTCCCAGTACCTTGCAACAGGGAGTCATGTgggaaaagtaaatatttttggtgTTGAAACCggaaagaaagaatattctCTGGACACCAGAGGAAAGTTCATCCTTAGCATTGCATAT AGTCCAGATGGAAAATACTTAGCTAGTGGAGCAATAGATGGCATTATCAATATTTTTGATATTGCAACTGGAAAACTTCTGCACACGCTAGAAG GTCATGCGATGCCTATTCGTTCACTGACATTTTCTCCAGATTCTCAGTTACTTGTAACTGCTTCAGATGACGGCTATATCAAAATCTACGATGT GCAACATGCAAACTTGGCTGGCACATTAAGTGGTCATGGATCCTGGGTATTAAATGTAGCATTTTGTCCTGATGATACTCATTTTGTTTCCAG ttcatcTGATAAAAGCGTAAAAGTTTGGGATGCTGGAACGAGAACCTGTGTTCACACTTTCTTTGACCACCAAGATCAG GTTTGGGGAGTTAAATACAATGGAAGTGGGTCCAAAATTGTATCTGTTGGAGATGACCAAGAAATTCATATTTATGACTGTCCAGTTTAA
- the DNAJA4 gene encoding dnaJ homolog subfamily A member 4 isoform X2 yields MPGHHGEGDGVLRHPAGEAQCLLRGDQTRLPQASAEVPSRQEPQRGRAGKNVVHQLGVSLEDLYNGITRKLALQKNVICGKCEGYGGKRGAIEKCPVCKGRGMQVLVQQIGPGMVQQIQTVCPECKGQGERINPKDRCDNCNGSKVVREKKIIEVHVDKGMKDGQKIVFHGEGDQEPDLEPGDVIIVLDQKDHSVFQRRGHDLITKMRIQLSEALCGFRKTIETLDNRVLVISSRPGEVIKHGDLKCIYNEGMPIYKSPMDKGSLIIQFLVQFPEHYWLPREKLCLLEALLPPREDVMITDEMDQVDLEDFDPSEQTYRNSGGEAYEEDEEGPRTGVQCQTS; encoded by the exons ATGCCGG GACACCATGGTGAAGGAGACGGAGTACTACGACATCCTGCAGGTGAAGCCCAGTGCCTCCTCCGAGGAGATCAAACGCGCCTACCGCAAGCTAGCGCTGAAGTACCATCCCGACAAGAACCCCAGCGAGGGCGAGCGG gcaaaaaTGTTGTGCACCAGTTAGGTGTATCTCTTGAAGACTTATATAATGGTATTACAAGGAAACTGGCACTGCAAAAGAATGTTATTTGTGGAAAGtgtgaag GTTATGGGGGAAAGAGAGGGGCAATAGAAAAGTGCCCTGTGTGTAAAGGAAGAGGAATGCAAGTTCTAGTTCAGCAGATTGGACCTGGCATGGTACAACAAATCCAAACTGTGTGTCCAGAATGCAAAGGCCAAGGTGAAAGAATAAATCCGAAGGACAGGTGTGACAACTGCAATGGTTCTAAGGttgtaagagagaaaaagatcaTAGAAGTTCATGTTGATAAAG GTATGAAAGATGGTCAGAAGATAGTGTTTCATGGAGAAGGTGACCAGGAGCCTGATCTGGAACCTGGTGATGTTATAATTGTGCTTGATCAAAAGGATCACAGTGTCTTCCAGAGGCGAGGGCATGACTTAATCACAAAAATGAGAATTCAACTCTCGGAGGCTTTATGTGGTTTCAGAAAGACCATTGAAACTCTGGATAACAGAGTTCTAGTCATATCATCTAGGCCAG GTGAAGTGATAAAACATGGTGACCTAAAGTGTATCTACAATGAAGGGATGCCTATCTACAAATCTCCAATGGACAAAGGCAGCTTAATTATACAATTTTTG gTCCAGTTCCCAGAACACTACTGGCTCCCAAGGGAGAAACTGTGTCTCCTGGAGGCTCTGCTTCCTCCACGAGAAGATGTTATGATTACAGATGAGATGGATCAGGTAGACCTTGAAGATTTTGATCCAAGTGAGCAAACCTACCGAAACAGTGGGGGAGAAGCATATGAAGAAGATGAAGAGGGTCCAAGAACAGGAGTACAATGTCAGACATCTTAA
- the DNAJA4 gene encoding dnaJ homolog subfamily A member 4 isoform X1 → MVKETEYYDILQVKPSASSEEIKRAYRKLALKYHPDKNPSEGERFKLISQAYEVLSDPKKRDLYDQGGEQAIKEGGLSGGSFSSPMDIFDMFFGGGGRMNRERRGKNVVHQLGVSLEDLYNGITRKLALQKNVICGKCEGYGGKRGAIEKCPVCKGRGMQVLVQQIGPGMVQQIQTVCPECKGQGERINPKDRCDNCNGSKVVREKKIIEVHVDKGMKDGQKIVFHGEGDQEPDLEPGDVIIVLDQKDHSVFQRRGHDLITKMRIQLSEALCGFRKTIETLDNRVLVISSRPGEVIKHGDLKCIYNEGMPIYKSPMDKGSLIIQFLVQFPEHYWLPREKLCLLEALLPPREDVMITDEMDQVDLEDFDPSEQTYRNSGGEAYEEDEEGPRTGVQCQTS, encoded by the exons ATGGTGAAGGAGACGGAGTACTACGACATCCTGCAGGTGAAGCCCAGTGCCTCCTCCGAGGAGATCAAACGCGCCTACCGCAAGCTAGCGCTGAAGTACCATCCCGACAAGAACCCCAGCGAGGGCGAGCGG tttaaaCTCATATCCCAGGCATATGAAGTTCTGTCGGACCCAAAGAAAAGGGACCTCTATGACCAGGGTGGGGAGCAGGCTATTAAAGAAGGAGGCCTGAGTGGCGGCAGCTTCTCTTCACCCATGGACATCTTTGACATGTTCTTTGGTGGTGGAGGCCGAATGAATAGAGAGAGAAGAG gcaaaaaTGTTGTGCACCAGTTAGGTGTATCTCTTGAAGACTTATATAATGGTATTACAAGGAAACTGGCACTGCAAAAGAATGTTATTTGTGGAAAGtgtgaag GTTATGGGGGAAAGAGAGGGGCAATAGAAAAGTGCCCTGTGTGTAAAGGAAGAGGAATGCAAGTTCTAGTTCAGCAGATTGGACCTGGCATGGTACAACAAATCCAAACTGTGTGTCCAGAATGCAAAGGCCAAGGTGAAAGAATAAATCCGAAGGACAGGTGTGACAACTGCAATGGTTCTAAGGttgtaagagagaaaaagatcaTAGAAGTTCATGTTGATAAAG GTATGAAAGATGGTCAGAAGATAGTGTTTCATGGAGAAGGTGACCAGGAGCCTGATCTGGAACCTGGTGATGTTATAATTGTGCTTGATCAAAAGGATCACAGTGTCTTCCAGAGGCGAGGGCATGACTTAATCACAAAAATGAGAATTCAACTCTCGGAGGCTTTATGTGGTTTCAGAAAGACCATTGAAACTCTGGATAACAGAGTTCTAGTCATATCATCTAGGCCAG GTGAAGTGATAAAACATGGTGACCTAAAGTGTATCTACAATGAAGGGATGCCTATCTACAAATCTCCAATGGACAAAGGCAGCTTAATTATACAATTTTTG gTCCAGTTCCCAGAACACTACTGGCTCCCAAGGGAGAAACTGTGTCTCCTGGAGGCTCTGCTTCCTCCACGAGAAGATGTTATGATTACAGATGAGATGGATCAGGTAGACCTTGAAGATTTTGATCCAAGTGAGCAAACCTACCGAAACAGTGGGGGAGAAGCATATGAAGAAGATGAAGAGGGTCCAAGAACAGGAGTACAATGTCAGACATCTTAA